From the Vibrio vulnificus CMCP6 genome, the window TAACAAAAGTCATAGAGCGAGTGAACATTCAATATTTATTCTCCGCCCCCGTATGTGATTTTATTTTTCGGAGTAAGAAGAAAGCGCTATGAAGCAATTAATGGATACTTCGGAGAGGTTATATCAAGAGGGTGAAAGGGCTCTTGAGTTACATCTTTACGCTGTCGCGGTGATTCTCTACTTTGTGTCACTCCGCACCCAAATCGCGGGCGTAACAGTGACGATTGCGGACATGATAGGCTTGGCATCGATTGGTTTTTTACTGCTCATCATATTGAAAGGTCGAATGTCGATGGAGACAGTAAAGGTGGCGGGAATAAACGTCATTTTTATTGGCTACATTGCATTGAATGGGATCATCAATGATGCCGGGATGAAAAATATCATTGTGGAGGTTATCCAGTGGAGTTCCATTGTTGCCTTTCTCTGCGTTCTCCACTTTTTGAATCTCTTTAAATCGAAACGGTTTTTGTCTCTAGTCGCGCTCTATGCTTTCTATGCGGCAGTGTACACAGCGGTGTGGCATGTCGTCGTCATTGGTGACTTTCAGAATTTTAAACATTTACACAATGCAAAGTATCTTTTTGGTTTCTCGACTGTGATGCTTTATCTGTTTAGAAGTCAAATCAAGAACAGTCATATTCTGTTGTTTATCGCGTTTGTCCTTTTAATTCTCTCTGGTGAAAGAAAAGCCATGCTTGGGGTATTGTTGGTGCTATTTATCGACCACTTTTTCGTCAGAGGTGAAAATACCAAAATGACCCATGTGGTGATGTCTCTTGCAGCAGCATTTGGGGTTATTTCGGTGTGGGCGGGTATCTACTATTTTGGTACGGACTGGATCGCAGAAAGCCTTTTTCTCACTCAAAATGATATCTATAACGCAGATCTTCATGAAGCGCGTTGGGATTCAGAATTGTGGCGTCGGCTGCTTTTAGCTAATGGTTTTTCTCTTTTTATGGACCATTTCTATTTTGGTGTCGGGCCGAAAATGTTGCTTTCGTACATAGCACCATACTTTGTCGGCAACGAAGAGCTGATTGTCTATACCCACAATATGCTACTTGATATTGCTGTTGAATACGGAATTATCGGTGTTGCACTGCTTTTTGGTGGGGTGCTCGTGCGTTTGGCAAAAGCATTCAAAACGAGACGGCAGAATTCTATTCCGTTTTTGTTGTGTATTTATACACTTTCTACCGCCCTTTTTGCTGCGACTCAAAGCACGGTGATTCTTATGTTCATGCTGCCGTTTTTTATTGATGTTCGTTTGCCTAGGGGGGCAAGCGAAGAGCGCGAAAATAAAGCATAACGAGCTAGGCTGTGGTGAAACAAGCATTACTAGACATGGGTTTCTTTATTTGGATACCACTGGATGCAACAAAAAGCCCCGCAATCGCGGGGCTTCGTGTTTTTCGTGACGCCTTAGAAAATAAGGTGTGCAACGCCGGCAATGATAGGCAGAGTGATCAGAGTACGCAGAATAAAGATGATAAACAGCTCTACGATGTTCACTGGGATTTTGCTACCAAGAAGCAGTGCACCGACTTCAGACATATAGATAAGCTGAGTAACCGACATCGCCGCGATGACAAAGCGTGTCATTTCATTGTCGATAGAAGCCGCGAGAATCGCTGGAATAAACATATCGGCAAAACCAACGACGATGGTTTCAGAAGCTGCTACTGCTTCAGGTACGCCCAATATCTCCAAAAATGGAATGAAAGGCTGACCAAGAATGGCAAAGACAGGGGTGTACTCAGCAATAATGAGCGCAATGGTACCTAAGCCCATTACAACAGGTAGTACGCCAAAAACCATGTCAACTGCGTTGTGTACGCCTTCTGTGAAAACCGATTTGACCGACTTCACTTCACCAGCACGTTTCAGTGCCAGATCCATCCCCCAACTAAATGGTGTATGGCCTGCTGGTACGGCATTTTGATCAGCGTGCGGCTTGCTGCCATCGATGTAACAATCTTTCTTTAGGCTAAGTGGTGGCAAGCGAGGAATGATGATCGCAGCAACCACACCCGCCAAACAGATGGCGCCGTAAAATGGTAGGAAAAGATGCTCCAGTTTTACCTGTGCAATCACCACCAAGCTAAACGTAATGGATACCGCAGAGAAAGTCGTACCTACAACCGCCGCTTCGCGTTGAGTATAAAATTTGTTTTCATACTGTTTGCTGGTCAGAAGGATACCGACGCTGCCATCACCCAACCAAGACGCCATACAGTCAATCGCACTACGACCAGGAAGATTGAATACTGGACGCATCACTTTACTCAGTAGCGCACCAAACAGCTCAAGCAAGCCAAAGTTGAGCAAAAGAGGTAATAGCATACCAGCAAAAATAAACACCGCGAAAAGAGTCGGTAGCAAACCTGTGAGCACTAGGCCGCCAGTGTTTTCTTCCCAAATCGCTTTTGGACCCATTTGGAAAAACGTCATAATAACGGCAATACCACCAAAGACGCGTACTGCTAACCACAGTGGGCTTGGGTTAAATAGGCCATTTAAGAAGGTGTTGTTAACAATTTTCGCTGGCTTGAAAATTTTGGTGACAAGAGAGGCAAGCGCCATGAATGCGATAATCGTTGTAACGAGCGCGATCAAATGATCTCCCAGTATGGCTGGGATCAGTTTTGCCATAACCGCGACAGGAATAGTCAATTCGCCGTTATAGGTAATTGGTGCCATAAACAGAAGTAAGCCAATCACAGAAGGAATGAAAAACTTCCAGAAATTCGCTTTCTTCTCGGTGTTTGGCACTGCTGCAGTTTCAGTGTTATTGGTCATGCTTTTCTCTTGTTACTACTAGTCAATACTATGCATTCTGAGGAATAGTTATTCACTAAACAGTGGTATTTAATCAAAGTGGGCGAGAGATTACCCCCAAAATGAGCTAATTGCAATACTATTCATTAGAATGCTGTAACTATTCAGATGTTACGTTTGTAGAGGGTAATGATAGCCGACTTTTGTTTTGTAAATGTTTTATTTGTTGGTTTTTTGTGATTTTGCTGGCTGTTGAACTGCAACTAGGTCAAAAGAAATGTGACCTTAGTTGCAAGTTTTTGGTTTTTGGAGAGGGTTACGCCTGCTTAGGCGTGGAGAAATAGAGCAACGTCCAGTAGGAA encodes:
- a CDS encoding O-antigen ligase family protein, giving the protein MKQLMDTSERLYQEGERALELHLYAVAVILYFVSLRTQIAGVTVTIADMIGLASIGFLLLIILKGRMSMETVKVAGINVIFIGYIALNGIINDAGMKNIIVEVIQWSSIVAFLCVLHFLNLFKSKRFLSLVALYAFYAAVYTAVWHVVVIGDFQNFKHLHNAKYLFGFSTVMLYLFRSQIKNSHILLFIAFVLLILSGERKAMLGVLLVLFIDHFFVRGENTKMTHVVMSLAAAFGVISVWAGIYYFGTDWIAESLFLTQNDIYNADLHEARWDSELWRRLLLANGFSLFMDHFYFGVGPKMLLSYIAPYFVGNEELIVYTHNMLLDIAVEYGIIGVALLFGGVLVRLAKAFKTRRQNSIPFLLCIYTLSTALFAATQSTVILMFMLPFFIDVRLPRGASEERENKA
- a CDS encoding YjiH family protein, whose product is MTNNTETAAVPNTEKKANFWKFFIPSVIGLLLFMAPITYNGELTIPVAVMAKLIPAILGDHLIALVTTIIAFMALASLVTKIFKPAKIVNNTFLNGLFNPSPLWLAVRVFGGIAVIMTFFQMGPKAIWEENTGGLVLTGLLPTLFAVFIFAGMLLPLLLNFGLLELFGALLSKVMRPVFNLPGRSAIDCMASWLGDGSVGILLTSKQYENKFYTQREAAVVGTTFSAVSITFSLVVIAQVKLEHLFLPFYGAICLAGVVAAIIIPRLPPLSLKKDCYIDGSKPHADQNAVPAGHTPFSWGMDLALKRAGEVKSVKSVFTEGVHNAVDMVFGVLPVVMGLGTIALIIAEYTPVFAILGQPFIPFLEILGVPEAVAASETIVVGFADMFIPAILAASIDNEMTRFVIAAMSVTQLIYMSEVGALLLGSKIPVNIVELFIIFILRTLITLPIIAGVAHLIF